DNA sequence from the Salvia splendens isolate huo1 chromosome 19, SspV2, whole genome shotgun sequence genome:
CGAAGAAAAATCTGCCAAGGAGGCAAATATGGATTGTGATGCTACTAATGTAAGCTGTTCTCCCAGTATTGCATCCCTGTCACACTATGCTGGTTCTCCTATTAACTTACAAAATTTGGAGCTTGAATCTATTACGAATTTGAGCTCTTTGATAAATGAATTGCTACAGCCCAATGATCCATGTTCTGCAGAAAATGGTGATACTCAAAGGATGTCCATGAATAAGTTGTTGGTATGGAAGGTAGATGTATTAAAAGCACTTGAAATTACAGAATCTGAGATAGAGTCTCTTGAAATAGAACTGAAGTCATCGATATCTCACCCAGCCGGTCCCAGGACATCGGTAGGAGAGCAGCAATCAAAACCTTGTGAATTGCTAGATACTGCTTCCAGATATGGTGTTGGGCATGCTGTGTCCAAAGATGTGGATACAGATAGCCCAGGCAGTGCTACGTTGAAATTTGTGGATGTGCCTGCCATCTTTTTACctgagaaagaagaattttcaGAAGATTCTAGAAATGTGGATGTGGACAAATCTTGCAACTTGGATACGAAATGTTTGAAGAATGTTTCCAGTTCTCCTGAAAGCCATGGGCATGTCAGTAGTAATGTACTTACTAGGAATACTAGTCGTGAGGATCGCGACGTGGGCAATATTTGGGGCGCAATACTCTCTTCCAATAAGGATGCTTCCAGCAGAGCTTTGGAGGAGTTAAATAAGTTACTGCCCAAACAGTACCGTTTTGATGGTTCTGTTGattctttcttctcttctttgcCAAGCAATTCCTCTGCAGTTAAGGAAAGATTTCTAAAGAGGAAGCAATTTCTCCAGTTCAAGGAGAAGGTTTTGGTCCTCAAGTTTAAGGTATTTCAGCATTTCTGGAAGGAAGGCCAAGTAGTTTCTATAAAGACACTTAGAGGGAAAACTCGGAAGAAGTTTGATCCAAGTCGAAATGGCCATAAAAGACATCGTTCTCGAGTTTCTTCTTATGGTAAGCTTATTGCTTTATATCTTTTCTGTCTATTATAACAAATGGGTGACTATGGAAGCATGCTGTTACTTTGAAACCCATATTTTCCTCCCTGTTTTATGATCTTTCAGATCTTTAAGAATCTCAAGTTTGTTGAGTGTATGTATACTTGTTTTTGATGTTTAATTACTTATCTGGAAATGTTTTGCAGCTGGAGGTTTTCAAACAGTTCCTGCTGATGAAGTGATCGACTATGTGAACAATTTGCTTTCACAGTTGGCATTCAAACCCAATAGGAATACTCTGAAGATGCCAGCTTTAATTTTGGACAAGAACGTGAAGATGTCAAGGTTTATCACAAACAATGGTTTTGTCGAAGATCCTTTTACTGTTGAAAAAGAAAGGTCTATCATTAACCCGTGGGCAACTGAAGAGAGAGTAATTTTTATCAAAAAGCTTGCTGCCTTCGGGAAGGATTTCAGGAAGATAGCATCTTTTCTGGATCATAAAACTGTGGCAGATTGCATCGAGTTCTATTACAAAAATCACAAGTCAAAATGGTTCGAGGAAGCTAGAAAGAATTCCGGCTTCATCAAGCAAAGAAAATCCCAAACAACAAATTACCTTGTTGGTTCGGGGAAAAGAAGGAATCGCGAGTTCAATGCTGCTTCTCTTGATATGTTAGGTGCAGCTTCTGAGATTGTGGCTAACATTGATAAGGGCATGGATGTTCGGCAGAAATGCGTATCAAGATCCTCTTTTGGTGGTGCATCTAGTTCTTGCGGCCCCTCTAGGGTCGTTCATCATCTGTTGAAGGGGTCTGACAGTAAGGATATGGACAACAACGATATGGAGACAGAAGCTGCTGATGTGTTAGCTGGCATTTGTGGCTCCTTATCACCTGAGACTACGAGTTCTTCCATCACAAGTTCTGTTGACCTTGGTGATGGTTACAAAGATACGAGCTGTCCACGAATCAGTCCGTCTGTAAAACGGCCTTTGACCCCTGAGGATGTTGATAGTGAGTGCTCGGATGAGAGCTGCGGCGAAATGAATTCAACTGATTGGTCAGATGAGGAGAAATCCATCTTCATTCGGGCCGTGTCATCTCATGGGAAAGATTTTCGTATGGTCTCTCACTGTGTCCGAACAAAATCTGCCAATCAGTGCAAGGTGTTCTTTAGCAAGGCTAGAAAGTCCCTTGGGTTGGATATGGTTCAGCTTGGCTCTGGAGCTGCATCAGGTGATGTTGATGGAGGTGGTAGTGACATCGAAGATGATTGTAATATGGGGACTTACTTGGGCACTGACAACAACAGCTCAGAATACGAGACAAAGGAGACTTCCCCACCACCTCGCATGAAGTCTGATCATGAATCTGAGATTGTGGATATGGCTCCGGAAGTTAAAACATTCGAAGGGAATAAAGGACAATGCCCTCTTGATTCTACAACTGGTGAACTGGTTCTAGAGAATTCAGTTTTAGTTGCTTGTGGGGATGATAAGCCAGTTACAGATGTCCAATACCCTCAAACTACAGCTGTTGCCTTGAATATGGAGTCCGGACGAGAGGCTAAAGAAGAAGTTCCAGACTGGCCAAATGAGGCTGAGAAGGGGGCTTTAGTTAAGGTCTCGAATGGCAATTGTGCTGAAGAAAAACAATGTCACGTACCTCTTTTACCCAAAGTTCATTTATCTGATTCTACTGATGCTAATGACACAAGCCATAAAACATGCTGGAAGAAATTTGAGCTTTCTCATACCTCTGTTGATACACATTCTTCTACACAAACTTGTCAGAAGTCCAATACCCCAAAGGAGGCCAATGTTGGAATGTGTTCTGCTGAAAAATCTAGTGTCAGCTCATTGCCACAGAATGGCCGCTTAGCATCCGTGGCTTCAAAATCAATATTTTCAGTTCCTATCAAATACAGTGATACTCCAAACCGCAACGCTTTACTGCCTGTTAAGGCTAATGGGAATGATGGAACCCATCTTTCTAGCTACTCGTTGGGATCTCCCCAGATTCTCCAGGGGTACCCCCTTTCCTTGCAGACTATGAAAGGGACAAAGAGGGATGTCTGCTCTGCTCGTCATGGTGAACATTCGAATTCAGATTGGCATACAGATTTCTCACTTCAGAAGTGCAAGGAAGCAAGGAAGAACGATGTCTCGTTTCCACCTCCGGAACGAATCAGGGATCGTTCAACTCCACCGCAATCAAGCTGCTCATCTGCTGGTGACAACAATCCTCCGAGAAAAGGTGATGTGAAATTGTTTGGTAAGATCTTGTCATCTTCCCTGCAGAAACCCGTTGAACAAGCTGATGAGAATAGCAGCAGCCAGAATCAAAGACTCAAACTCATTTCCGAGCAGAAGGATTCTGCCCAGTCAAAGTTCGACTGCAATGGCTACGCTCCCCCTGAGAAGATGCCTGCTAGGAGATTCACGCTTTGGGATGGAAACAGGATACAGACAACACCGGTCCCTCCCATGCTGGATTCTGCTCGCCTGCTGGCCAAATACCCCTCTGCATTTAGCAATTTCATGCCATCTTCGTTGCATGGCCCCGTTGATGGCACGTCTGTTTTCCAAAGAAGAGAGATGAGCAGTAGCATTGGTGTGAAGCAGGTACAAGATGGTACGCTGGCTGAAATGCAGAGAAGAAACACACTCAATGCAGCTGCAGGAACATCGTCGGGTGTTGGCATTGCTGGACAAGGAAGGATGATGTTTGGAGGTGAGTATCCTAGCCTTACAGATCCAGTGGCAGCCATCAAAATGCACTATGCTAGGATGCAGGGAGGTAACATCGTCTTCGACACCGATGGTAGATGGATTAACAGTAGGGATGTAGGCAGGTAGTAGAAACACTTGCAATCCATACTTCTTTTTTTGCTCGCATTGTATTAATAGTTTTTAACATTTGTATTTGTAGCTGTACTATTGCTTCTGTCTTTGTTGCATCTGATCAAATACTACAGTAATTTTATCCAAATTTTGTTCAACTCTGAGAACATGTCAAGAATGTTTGGCTAGTAGgagagattaaatatgttgattttCACTATACAGCGAAATTATTCAATTCAAATAGTATGGGAGTAATTTTCCTCTTGTATGTAATCGTTTAAGATTAGATGAACCTACCTCTGTAAtctgtatatataaatatatgagtCTCTACACTTGCTAATACAATACACTTTTCTCTGCAATACAAGTTTTATTTTGCTTCTATACTCctacaattttaaatttgaattatataGCATCTCTTAAATCAAGATAAGCATTTGACTTTTTAGGGTGGTTAGGTGAGTTG
Encoded proteins:
- the LOC121778601 gene encoding uncharacterized protein LOC121778601 isoform X2, with the translated sequence MYSGDPGQGVAPFGSRFDRNLENERSQTFSSRGNGRCYKNNRGSFTRKEWKGPSWEAAVPHNSTGETISEVNNLRSIEYTQPSHNSSSRSDRVSHAPLDSISVSDQSQTESLMKEEVDNITDETTGKGQESEKENCLGPVELEPLKWSQVGSTCINHSTSSKSLGQDSIEVLTEVQLKNAIPSKSLTVDVSCDRSNSPTQSEDTGSRKKRRLGWGEGLAKYEKKKVDGPEDGTTKSESSISVVSTESPQSQFVNLVEKSARVERLLECASPATPSSVAYSYSPDVLEEKSAKEANMDCDATNVSCSPSIASLSHYAGSPINLQNLELESITNLSSLINELLQPNDPCSAENGDTQRMSMNKLLVWKVDVLKALEITESEIESLEIELKSSISHPAGPRTSVGEQQSKPCELLDTASRYGVGHAVSKDVDTDSPGSATLKFVDVPAIFLPEKEEFSEDSRNVDVDKSCNLDTKCLKNVSSSPESHGHVSSNVLTRNTSREDRDVGNIWGAILSSNKDASSRALEELNKLLPKQYRFDGSVDSFFSSLPSNSSAVKERFLKRKQFLQFKEKVLVLKFKVFQHFWKEGQVVSIKTLRGKTRKKFDPSRNGHKRHRSRVSSYAGGFQTVPADEVIDYVNNLLSQLAFKPNRNTLKMPALILDKNVKMSRFITNNGFVEDPFTVEKERSIINPWATEERVIFIKKLAAFGKDFRKIASFLDHKTVADCIEFYYKNHKSKWFEEARKNSGFIKQRKSQTTNYLVGSGKRRNREFNAASLDMLGAASEIVANIDKGMDVRQKCVSRSSFGGASSSCGPSRVVHHLLKGSDSKDMDNNDMETEAADVLAGICGSLSPETTSSSITSSVDLGDGYKDTSCPRISPSVKRPLTPEDVDSECSDESCGEMNSTDWSDEEKSIFIRAVSSHGKDFRMVSHCVRTKSANQCKVFFSKARKSLGLDMVQLGSGAASGDVDGGGSDIEDDCNMGTYLGTDNNSSEYETKETSPPPRMKSDHESEIVDMAPEVKTFEGNKGQCPLDSTTGELVLENSVLVACGDDKPVTDVQYPQTTAVALNMESGREAKEEVPDWPNEAEKGALVKVSNGNCAEEKQCHVPLLPKVHLSDSTDANDTSHKTCWKKFELSHTSVDTHSSTQTCQKSNTPKEANVGMCSAEKSSVSSLPQNGRLASVASKSIFSVPIKYSDTPNRNALLPVKANGNDGTHLSSYSLGSPQILQGYPLSLQTMKGTKRDVCSARHGEHSNSDWHTDFSLQKCKEARKNDVSFPPPERIRDRSTPPQSSCSSAGDNNPPRKGDVKLFGKILSSSLQKPVEQADENSSSQNQRLKLISEQKDSAQSKFDCNGYAPPEKMPARRFTLWDGNRIQTTPVPPMLDSARLLAKYPSAFSNFMPSSLHGPVDGTSVFQRREMSSSIGVKQVQDGTLAEMQRRNTLNAAAGTSSGVGIAGQGRMMFGGEYPSLTDPVAAIKMHYARMQGGNIVFDTDGRWINSRDVGR
- the LOC121778601 gene encoding uncharacterized protein LOC121778601 isoform X1; this encodes MPPEPLPWDRRDFRKHDRSASAVAGGLGRGGIHKWRDQQQQPHRNHHAPPPYQQQQQQQRWYSDFRSPGQSKQGGWSMYSGDPGQGVAPFGSRFDRNLENERSQTFSSRGNGRCYKNNRGSFTRKEWKGPSWEAAVPHNSTGETISEVNNLRSIEYTQPSHNSSSRSDRVSHAPLDSISVSDQSQTESLMKEEVDNITDETTGKGQESEKENCLGPVELEPLKWSQVGSTCINHSTSSKSLGQDSIEVLTEVQLKNAIPSKSLTVDVSCDRSNSPTQSEDTGSRKKRRLGWGEGLAKYEKKKVDGPEDGTTKSESSISVVSTESPQSQFVNLVEKSARVERLLECASPATPSSVAYSYSPDVLEEKSAKEANMDCDATNVSCSPSIASLSHYAGSPINLQNLELESITNLSSLINELLQPNDPCSAENGDTQRMSMNKLLVWKVDVLKALEITESEIESLEIELKSSISHPAGPRTSVGEQQSKPCELLDTASRYGVGHAVSKDVDTDSPGSATLKFVDVPAIFLPEKEEFSEDSRNVDVDKSCNLDTKCLKNVSSSPESHGHVSSNVLTRNTSREDRDVGNIWGAILSSNKDASSRALEELNKLLPKQYRFDGSVDSFFSSLPSNSSAVKERFLKRKQFLQFKEKVLVLKFKVFQHFWKEGQVVSIKTLRGKTRKKFDPSRNGHKRHRSRVSSYAGGFQTVPADEVIDYVNNLLSQLAFKPNRNTLKMPALILDKNVKMSRFITNNGFVEDPFTVEKERSIINPWATEERVIFIKKLAAFGKDFRKIASFLDHKTVADCIEFYYKNHKSKWFEEARKNSGFIKQRKSQTTNYLVGSGKRRNREFNAASLDMLGAASEIVANIDKGMDVRQKCVSRSSFGGASSSCGPSRVVHHLLKGSDSKDMDNNDMETEAADVLAGICGSLSPETTSSSITSSVDLGDGYKDTSCPRISPSVKRPLTPEDVDSECSDESCGEMNSTDWSDEEKSIFIRAVSSHGKDFRMVSHCVRTKSANQCKVFFSKARKSLGLDMVQLGSGAASGDVDGGGSDIEDDCNMGTYLGTDNNSSEYETKETSPPPRMKSDHESEIVDMAPEVKTFEGNKGQCPLDSTTGELVLENSVLVACGDDKPVTDVQYPQTTAVALNMESGREAKEEVPDWPNEAEKGALVKVSNGNCAEEKQCHVPLLPKVHLSDSTDANDTSHKTCWKKFELSHTSVDTHSSTQTCQKSNTPKEANVGMCSAEKSSVSSLPQNGRLASVASKSIFSVPIKYSDTPNRNALLPVKANGNDGTHLSSYSLGSPQILQGYPLSLQTMKGTKRDVCSARHGEHSNSDWHTDFSLQKCKEARKNDVSFPPPERIRDRSTPPQSSCSSAGDNNPPRKGDVKLFGKILSSSLQKPVEQADENSSSQNQRLKLISEQKDSAQSKFDCNGYAPPEKMPARRFTLWDGNRIQTTPVPPMLDSARLLAKYPSAFSNFMPSSLHGPVDGTSVFQRREMSSSIGVKQVQDGTLAEMQRRNTLNAAAGTSSGVGIAGQGRMMFGGEYPSLTDPVAAIKMHYARMQGGNIVFDTDGRWINSRDVGR